From the Priestia koreensis genome, one window contains:
- a CDS encoding DUF6176 family protein: MNVELTRFRVKKNKTQKVDEWLAFLNDHLLDVLVTLEGEKMYVETIFRETLDGEEYLYWYSIQGTGGQQVEDSDHWIDQKHLQYWEECIDPDFSPVDLSTEVVMIPHKIKESMNNS, translated from the coding sequence ATGAATGTAGAGTTAACAAGATTTCGTGTAAAAAAGAATAAAACGCAAAAAGTGGATGAATGGCTCGCCTTTTTAAATGATCATTTATTAGATGTGCTCGTTACATTAGAAGGTGAAAAAATGTATGTGGAAACGATCTTTCGTGAGACCCTAGACGGTGAAGAATATCTTTATTGGTATTCGATCCAAGGAACTGGCGGTCAACAGGTCGAAGATTCTGATCATTGGATTGATCAAAAGCATCTTCAGTACTGGGAAGAGTGCATTGATCCTGACTTTTCCCCTGTTGACTTAAGCACAGAGGTAGTCATGATTCCACATAAGATTAAAGAAAGCATGAACAATAGTTAA
- a CDS encoding siderophore biosynthesis protein encodes MSIPQTCIKPFPDYEDVFNKEIEEHKKHFLPLCSINLKFLYPEWDEWIHIVSVKEIYDGSVGETTRSFHTNFTKEDMIGFDVADGKYAFEGNWDYFSKAPISSEAYIHNDKDYRARKAFYASHQHIYPYSSFGEPFESAKALEDDFDQKQKSGWGLSYPEVHGVMDDIRFTTSEGMDLLEACESEEEIFDYTNLLYVPKDEHNRPFTYIGFLTGYYFQAYGADRVYLFYNQSLKKAVVCFEYT; translated from the coding sequence ATGTCTATTCCTCAAACATGCATAAAACCGTTTCCAGATTACGAGGACGTATTTAATAAGGAAATAGAGGAGCATAAAAAGCATTTTTTACCTCTTTGCTCGATTAACCTTAAATTTTTATACCCTGAATGGGATGAGTGGATTCATATTGTATCTGTTAAAGAAATATACGATGGAAGTGTAGGAGAAACTACCCGATCTTTCCATACAAATTTTACAAAGGAAGATATGATTGGGTTTGATGTTGCAGATGGAAAATATGCGTTTGAGGGAAATTGGGACTATTTTAGTAAAGCCCCCATTTCTAGTGAAGCGTATATTCATAATGACAAGGATTATAGAGCACGAAAAGCATTTTATGCTTCTCACCAGCATATTTATCCTTATTCTAGTTTTGGAGAGCCATTTGAATCTGCAAAGGCGTTAGAGGACGATTTTGATCAAAAACAAAAAAGTGGCTGGGGGTTAAGCTATCCAGAAGTTCACGGCGTAATGGATGATATCCGTTTTACTACGAGCGAGGGAATGGATTTATTAGAGGCCTGTGAAAGCGAAGAGGAGATCTTTGATTATACAAATCTTCTTTATGTGCCAAAGGATGAGCATAATCGTCCCTTTACCTACATTGGTTTTTTAACAGGCTATTATTTTCAAGCTTACGGAGCGGACCGAGTGTATTTGTTTTATAATCAATCGCTTAAAAAAGCCGTTGTTTGTTTTGAGTATACGTAA
- a CDS encoding DUF2178 domain-containing protein, translated as MTINFMSNIHHAIFQPIRSWAEHSNGNWNILVGSGFVLLVVGAILTYVFHRKMGPSDERTMGISLKTAYIMLCVFILCDIIFPKEYMWQIFLLFKYSFVFFAAAIYLAIRYKKEFF; from the coding sequence ATGACGATTAATTTTATGTCAAACATTCATCATGCCATTTTCCAACCTATAAGATCTTGGGCTGAGCATTCCAATGGGAATTGGAACATTCTTGTTGGAAGTGGGTTTGTGTTACTAGTTGTTGGCGCCATTCTCACATACGTATTTCATCGAAAAATGGGGCCGTCTGATGAAAGAACAATGGGAATCTCACTAAAAACAGCTTACATTATGCTTTGTGTATTCATCCTGTGTGACATCATTTTTCCGAAAGAATATATGTGGCAAATTTTCCTCTTGTTCAAATACTCGTTCGTCTTTTTCGCTGCTGCCATTTATCTTGCCATTCGCTATAAAAAAGAATTTTTTTAA
- a CDS encoding class I SAM-dependent methyltransferase: MQDNLEKYTDPKQYDYLHRVVLQDVEMIKEYADRCKGPILELACGTGRATIPLAKQGHTVIGVDLHAGMLERAKAKIAEERVDASFYQQDCTRLKLPIQASMVFMIGNSFQHFLTNKDQDHLLAGVKNHLKPGGLFIFDTRNPVLQDLAVPDRYEVRDTNVYSQEILEKHEEMYDHATQILTCETIRFVYEQDEVVKEEKDRIKLRYTYPLELERLLSQHNFQMVECYGDWMKREFTAQSPQMIVVCKLGES; the protein is encoded by the coding sequence ATGCAGGATAACCTTGAAAAATATACAGATCCCAAGCAATATGACTACTTACATCGTGTAGTATTACAAGATGTCGAAATGATAAAAGAATATGCAGATCGCTGTAAAGGCCCGATTTTAGAGCTAGCATGCGGAACAGGACGCGCAACAATTCCTCTTGCGAAACAAGGTCATACGGTGATTGGAGTGGATTTACACGCCGGTATGCTTGAGAGAGCGAAAGCAAAAATAGCAGAAGAACGTGTGGACGCATCGTTTTACCAGCAAGACTGCACGAGGCTAAAACTTCCTATTCAAGCCTCCATGGTGTTTATGATAGGAAATTCATTTCAACACTTTTTAACAAATAAAGATCAAGATCACTTGCTAGCAGGTGTCAAAAATCATTTGAAACCCGGTGGGCTGTTTATCTTTGATACTCGTAATCCAGTGCTTCAGGACTTGGCTGTTCCCGACAGATATGAAGTACGGGACACGAATGTGTATAGTCAGGAAATTCTCGAGAAGCACGAGGAAATGTATGATCACGCAACTCAAATATTAACTTGCGAAACCATTCGCTTCGTTTACGAGCAGGATGAGGTCGTAAAAGAAGAAAAAGATCGCATTAAACTACGCTATACTTATCCGTTAGAGCTTGAGCGCCTGCTTTCTCAGCATAACTTTCAAATGGTGGAGTGCTACGGCGATTGGATGAAACGTGAATTTACTGCTCAAAGTCCTCAAATGATTGTCGTCTGTAAATTGGGAGAATCGTAG
- a CDS encoding alpha/beta fold hydrolase — translation MCGDYQESRLIRIFDTTLHVNIIGKGEPIVFLHGGPGSDHRFFLPHVLPLAKHFQLILYDQRGCGKSSVAADNQYTMKAEMESLEALRKELGFEKMNLFGESWGSMLALLYATSYPHQVNKLFLTAAIGATAEGLVAFESELLKRLSTADKLKMFFIHLGIKSKLLSIDAMLKVLDPHYLFSRDALTRRQPTKMNGDVNRILGSDMKAQYDVTNTLFRISSVPILVAQGSDDMITPALIQELLLQYIPHAELAEIQECGHWTVVEQPDRINHLAREFFAH, via the coding sequence ATGTGTGGCGATTATCAAGAAAGTCGATTGATACGAATCTTTGACACGACCTTACATGTCAATATTATTGGGAAAGGGGAGCCAATTGTTTTTCTCCACGGTGGTCCCGGAAGTGATCATCGCTTTTTTCTTCCTCACGTTCTTCCACTCGCAAAGCACTTTCAGCTCATTCTTTATGATCAGAGAGGGTGCGGAAAATCCTCAGTGGCGGCTGATAATCAGTATACGATGAAGGCAGAAATGGAGTCGTTAGAAGCTTTACGAAAAGAATTGGGCTTTGAAAAAATGAATCTTTTCGGTGAATCATGGGGGTCTATGCTTGCATTGCTTTATGCAACGAGCTACCCACATCAAGTGAACAAACTATTTCTAACCGCCGCCATTGGGGCAACAGCAGAAGGTCTTGTTGCGTTTGAAAGCGAATTGTTAAAACGATTATCTACGGCTGACAAGCTTAAAATGTTTTTCATTCATCTAGGAATAAAGTCAAAGCTCTTGTCAATTGATGCCATGCTGAAGGTGCTTGATCCACATTATTTATTCTCAAGGGATGCTCTCACTCGGAGGCAACCGACCAAAATGAATGGTGATGTAAACCGCATTTTAGGTAGTGATATGAAAGCGCAGTATGATGTAACAAATACGTTATTTCGGATATCATCTGTTCCGATACTGGTTGCACAAGGAAGTGACGATATGATCACGCCAGCTCTTATTCAAGAACTTTTACTTCAATATATTCCGCATGCAGAGCTAGCAGAAATTCAAGAATGTGGGCATTGGACAGTCGTTGAGCAGCCTGACAGAATAAATCATTTAGCAAGAGAGTTTTTCGCTCATTAG
- a CDS encoding DUF3139 domain-containing protein, with product MAFLTRKMVKLTSIILGIIVALCVMILTPVGYVIYALNNGDPYENYVLDKYVPSYLTEQGYEEKDIKEKIITYLGGNDSYFESKYRVEFNDEPGVYYFYAVKLYGKQVSQLCFQESIYDPSIKNHIPETGLHKEKNCTSR from the coding sequence ATGGCTTTTTTAACACGTAAAATGGTTAAACTTACATCCATTATTTTAGGTATCATTGTGGCGTTGTGTGTGATGATTTTAACCCCAGTTGGTTATGTCATTTATGCGTTAAACAACGGAGATCCATATGAAAATTACGTTCTAGATAAATACGTACCAAGCTATCTTACAGAGCAAGGCTACGAAGAGAAGGATATAAAGGAAAAAATTATTACGTACCTTGGGGGAAATGATTCTTATTTTGAATCAAAATATCGCGTAGAATTTAATGATGAGCCCGGTGTTTATTATTTTTATGCAGTGAAACTCTATGGAAAACAAGTCAGCCAGCTTTGCTTTCAGGAATCTATTTATGATCCGAGTATTAAAAATCATATTCCCGAAACAGGGCTACATAAAGAAAAAAATTGCACAAGCAGATAA
- a CDS encoding helix-turn-helix transcriptional regulator, translated as MKKDIGDSISNKVYEYRVLARLSQQELANQVGVSKQTIFVMEKGNYVPTLLLAYRISAFFNVDVNEIFTYVKGNDQNDD; from the coding sequence ATGAAAAAGGATATTGGTGATTCCATATCAAATAAGGTGTATGAATATCGTGTACTTGCTAGACTATCTCAGCAAGAGTTAGCAAATCAAGTCGGCGTGTCAAAACAAACCATCTTTGTAATGGAAAAGGGAAATTATGTTCCAACTCTGTTGTTAGCCTATCGAATTTCGGCATTTTTCAACGTGGATGTAAATGAAATTTTTACTTATGTGAAAGGAAATGATCAAAATGACGATTAA
- a CDS encoding cysteine hydrolase family protein, with amino-acid sequence MNALLVIDAQNTLLQSGDFRKEVSVIRKMVNDFKSSGSPVIVMRHVSEEEHHSFYREEAGSQLPPALQESADYIIEKRTPSAFFQTSLDQLLQTLDIKHVFITGFNIEYCCLFTAVAAFDRGYEVTLIEDATSTVNTDETYEMPGLDIRNFISSILNRSDVIEVVEYEKYLTAQMAR; translated from the coding sequence ATGAACGCACTGCTTGTCATTGACGCCCAGAACACGCTCCTACAATCAGGGGATTTTCGGAAAGAGGTTTCCGTCATTCGAAAGATGGTGAACGACTTCAAATCTAGCGGTTCACCTGTCATTGTGATGCGACATGTGAGCGAGGAAGAACACCATTCGTTCTACAGAGAAGAAGCAGGCTCTCAGCTTCCTCCCGCCTTACAAGAAAGCGCCGACTATATTATCGAAAAGCGCACGCCAAGCGCTTTTTTTCAAACAAGTTTGGATCAGCTTTTGCAGACGTTAGACATTAAACACGTCTTTATTACAGGCTTTAACATTGAATATTGCTGTCTATTTACTGCGGTTGCTGCATTTGATCGTGGCTATGAGGTGACGCTGATTGAAGATGCCACAAGCACGGTCAATACAGACGAGACGTACGAAATGCCTGGCTTAGACATTCGTAATTTTATCAGTAGTATATTAAATCGTTCTGATGTTATTGAGGTAGTCGAGTATGAAAAATATTTAACGGCCCAAATGGCTAGGTAA
- a CDS encoding helix-turn-helix domain-containing protein — translation MDKQQIVETVSKKIRLVRHEKGFTQEQMAEVLGLSKKTLVQIEKERSLATWTCIVAVCALFRESEILQNVLGDDPLEVIELLALDTIEMPKEKTMGGKVWWKLLEENDRFKLQQNMVSQHYRIIDQDHYRWFSSFDQEEACAYFKKLSE, via the coding sequence ATGGATAAGCAGCAAATAGTAGAAACAGTGTCAAAAAAAATACGTCTCGTTCGCCATGAGAAAGGCTTTACTCAGGAACAAATGGCAGAGGTTTTAGGGCTTTCAAAAAAGACGCTCGTTCAAATTGAGAAGGAACGTTCGCTCGCTACATGGACATGTATCGTTGCGGTATGCGCTCTGTTTCGAGAGTCGGAAATTCTTCAAAATGTGCTCGGTGATGACCCATTAGAAGTGATAGAACTTCTAGCACTAGACACGATCGAGATGCCAAAGGAAAAAACGATGGGCGGCAAAGTATGGTGGAAGCTTCTTGAAGAGAACGACCGATTTAAGCTTCAGCAAAATATGGTTAGTCAGCACTATCGAATTATTGATCAAGACCACTACCGTTGGTTTAGCTCTTTTGATCAAGAAGAAGCCTGCGCATATTTTAAAAAGCTTTCAGAATAA
- a CDS encoding GNAT family N-acetyltransferase, with translation MDIRIPTPLDIPHITELMNQLGYPTTIEQMTKRFTHIQSLPHYHTLVAEEDKRVVALVGLSTGVFYELDGVSVRIVAFVVHKEYRRRGIGEKLLKAAEQWAILQGATGIGLNSGNREERQAAHAFYRALGYEAKSRGFQKQLRKE, from the coding sequence ATGGACATCCGTATTCCTACCCCACTAGATATCCCGCATATAACAGAATTAATGAATCAGTTAGGCTATCCAACAACGATTGAGCAAATGACAAAACGCTTTACTCATATTCAATCCCTTCCCCATTATCATACGTTAGTTGCCGAGGAGGATAAGCGAGTCGTCGCGTTAGTTGGATTATCGACGGGCGTTTTTTATGAGCTTGATGGAGTCTCTGTGCGGATTGTTGCATTTGTAGTCCATAAAGAATATCGCAGGCGTGGAATTGGTGAGAAGCTACTGAAGGCAGCTGAACAATGGGCTATTCTACAAGGAGCTACTGGTATCGGCTTAAATAGTGGAAATCGCGAAGAGCGCCAAGCAGCTCATGCTTTTTATCGAGCGCTTGGGTATGAAGCAAAAAGCAGGGGATTTCAGAAACAGTTAAGAAAAGAATAA